The following coding sequences lie in one Steroidobacter denitrificans genomic window:
- a CDS encoding CDP-alcohol phosphatidyltransferase family protein, giving the protein MRHIPNALCVLRMLLLVPIAVLLLADEYRLTLLLFGFAAATDGLDGFLAKRYGWTSDLGKILDPLADKILLVGVFVILAVLGRVPVWLAGVAVARDVVITIGAILYRRLYGPLQGRPTIVSKLNTLCQILYLLLIVAAGALAGDWQVAATVLGALVFVTTVVSGLDYVITYMRKALDASRRLELPDSGLR; this is encoded by the coding sequence TGCTGCTGGTGCCGATCGCCGTTCTGCTGCTGGCGGACGAGTATCGCCTGACGCTGTTGCTGTTCGGTTTCGCCGCGGCGACGGATGGACTGGATGGTTTCCTGGCCAAGCGTTACGGCTGGACGTCGGATCTAGGCAAAATCCTGGATCCGCTGGCCGACAAGATCCTGCTGGTGGGCGTGTTCGTCATCCTGGCGGTGCTGGGCCGGGTACCGGTGTGGCTGGCCGGCGTGGCGGTTGCGCGTGATGTGGTGATCACGATAGGCGCGATCCTCTACCGGCGGCTCTACGGCCCTTTGCAGGGGCGGCCCACCATCGTCAGCAAGCTCAATACCCTGTGTCAGATCCTTTATTTGTTGTTGATCGTCGCCGCCGGTGCGCTGGCCGGCGACTGGCAGGTTGCCGCGACCGTGCTGGGAGCACTGGTATTCGTGACGACCGTCGTCAGCGGCCTGGATTACGTCATCACCTATATGCGCAAGGCGCTCGACGCGAGCCGCCGCCTGGAGCTGCCGGACTCCGGCCTGCGGTGA
- the hda gene encoding DnaA regulatory inactivator Hda, with amino-acid sequence MDDESLRMDRGQLPLQVQLRDASVFSSYYAGRNRSIVDALRSLDALRSSANKATTCIFLQGAVSLGKTHLLQALCAGDGDGGPAAYIPLRLSVELGEEFLSGYGEYPLVCLDDVEAIAGDKGWERALFRLHQELEEQGGRMVVSGCQPPAALGFRLRDLASRLNGGLVLSLRPLSEQEQLAALQLRAQLRGFELPEETGWFLLRRLPRDMASLCAFLDKLDVASLIAQRRLTVPFVRDVIERMP; translated from the coding sequence ATGGACGATGAGTCATTGCGGATGGATCGGGGGCAATTGCCGCTGCAGGTGCAGCTGCGCGACGCCTCGGTATTTTCGAGTTACTACGCGGGCCGCAACCGCTCCATCGTGGATGCCTTGCGCTCGCTCGATGCCTTGCGCAGCAGCGCCAACAAGGCCACGACCTGCATTTTTCTGCAAGGCGCCGTCTCGCTCGGTAAAACCCATTTGTTGCAGGCGTTGTGCGCGGGCGACGGCGACGGTGGTCCCGCCGCCTACATCCCGTTGCGCCTCAGCGTGGAGCTGGGCGAGGAGTTTTTGTCGGGTTATGGCGAGTATCCGCTGGTGTGTCTGGATGACGTCGAGGCTATCGCGGGTGACAAGGGCTGGGAACGGGCGTTGTTTCGCTTGCATCAGGAACTCGAGGAACAGGGCGGGCGCATGGTCGTCTCGGGATGTCAGCCGCCGGCGGCGCTGGGATTTCGCTTGCGCGACCTGGCCTCGCGCCTGAATGGCGGTTTGGTACTGAGCCTGCGGCCGCTGTCGGAGCAGGAGCAACTCGCCGCACTGCAACTGCGCGCGCAACTGCGCGGCTTCGAGTTGCCCGAGGAGACGGGTTGGTTCCTGTTGCGGCGGCTGCCGCGGGATATGGCCAGTCTGTGCGCGTTTCTGGACAAATTGGATGTGGCCTCGCTGATCGCGCAGCGGCGCCTTACGGTGCCCTTCGTGCGGGACGTGATCGAACGGATGCCTTAG
- a CDS encoding DUF2069 domain-containing protein, with product MNRPATPPAAARHTSRIRRSVLAGVVLLIAEVAMGCLEDGFSVAAVTLAALLSAPLWLALPGLQRGTRRTYAWTSLALAFYLVLALMETVANPSTRRWAALGLFVTLTVFVLVIAYLRLSRPRLQEAPTK from the coding sequence ATGAACCGGCCCGCCACGCCGCCCGCGGCAGCCCGCCACACCAGCCGCATTCGCCGCAGCGTGCTCGCCGGGGTCGTGCTGCTCATCGCCGAAGTCGCGATGGGCTGCCTGGAAGACGGCTTTTCCGTTGCGGCCGTCACGCTGGCGGCATTGCTGAGCGCACCCTTGTGGCTGGCCCTGCCGGGACTGCAGCGCGGCACACGCCGCACCTATGCGTGGACGAGCCTTGCGCTCGCCTTCTACCTGGTGTTGGCGCTGATGGAAACGGTGGCGAATCCGTCCACCCGCCGATGGGCGGCCCTGGGCCTGTTCGTCACGCTGACCGTTTTCGTCCTGGTGATCGCCTACCTGCGGCTAAGCCGCCCGCGCCTCCAGGAGGCTCCAACGAAATAA
- the wrbA gene encoding NAD(P)H:quinone oxidoreductase, producing the protein MTEILVLFYSRKGSTAELARQVCRGVESVAGAQARLRTVAQVTTVIGQAQPPVPAEGPPYATHDDLRECQGLVMGSPTRFGNMAAPLKYFLDGTSALWASGALADKPAGVFTSTQTQHGGQESTLLSMMIPLLHHGMYLVGLPYTEPALTHTRTGGSPYGASHVAGETTAPRLSEQERVLAILLGRRVAELARKLRS; encoded by the coding sequence ATGACCGAAATACTGGTTCTGTTTTATTCCCGCAAAGGCAGCACAGCCGAACTGGCCAGACAGGTATGCCGCGGCGTGGAATCCGTCGCCGGCGCGCAGGCGCGATTGCGCACCGTTGCGCAAGTGACCACGGTCATCGGCCAGGCGCAGCCGCCGGTGCCGGCGGAAGGTCCGCCCTACGCCACCCATGACGACCTGCGCGAATGCCAGGGACTGGTCATGGGCAGTCCCACTCGTTTCGGCAACATGGCGGCGCCGCTGAAATACTTCCTGGATGGAACCAGCGCCCTGTGGGCCAGCGGCGCGCTGGCCGACAAGCCCGCCGGCGTATTCACCTCCACACAGACCCAGCATGGAGGTCAGGAATCGACCCTGCTGTCGATGATGATACCGTTGTTGCATCACGGCATGTATCTCGTCGGTCTACCCTATACGGAACCGGCGTTGACCCATACGCGCACCGGCGGATCGCCTTATGGCGCCAGCCATGTCGCCGGCGAGACCACCGCACCGCGGCTGTCGGAGCAAGAACGGGTGCTGGCCATACTGCTGGGCCGGCGCGTGGCCGAACTTGCACGCAAACTACGCTCATGA
- a CDS encoding DUF4398 domain-containing protein produces the protein MAHSISQRLVSFCLLLVSIGLSACVGAPVQEMSNARQAIRAARDAGALQKEPQKLTEAQALLDRAEGNLHKRSYRDARRDAIAARDKAAEVLDAMQLASHTGTGS, from the coding sequence ATGGCCCACTCCATTTCGCAACGTCTGGTTTCGTTTTGCCTGCTACTGGTGAGTATCGGGTTGAGCGCCTGTGTCGGCGCGCCGGTCCAGGAAATGAGCAATGCCCGCCAGGCGATCCGGGCCGCCCGGGATGCGGGAGCCTTGCAGAAGGAACCGCAGAAGCTGACCGAGGCTCAGGCGCTGCTCGATCGCGCGGAAGGCAATTTGCACAAGCGATCCTATCGCGACGCGCGCCGGGATGCGATCGCCGCACGCGACAAGGCCGCCGAGGTACTCGACGCGATGCAATTGGCGAGCCATACCGGCACCGGCAGCTGA
- a CDS encoding acylphosphatase, translated as MPVTARRCLVAGRVQGVFFRASTRQRALELGCYGHVRNLADGRVEVLVAGEAAAVNTLIDWLWLGPPAAQVTHVEVQEVDAATVGTPSEFTIR; from the coding sequence ATGCCGGTCACCGCAAGGCGTTGCTTGGTTGCAGGGCGAGTCCAGGGCGTTTTTTTTCGTGCTTCGACCCGGCAGCGTGCTCTGGAACTCGGTTGCTACGGCCATGTCCGTAATTTGGCGGATGGCCGGGTCGAGGTGCTGGTCGCGGGGGAAGCCGCGGCGGTGAATACCTTGATCGACTGGCTGTGGCTGGGGCCGCCGGCGGCGCAGGTGACCCATGTGGAGGTGCAGGAGGTCGATGCCGCCACGGTCGGGACGCCTTCCGAATTCACCATCCGCTGA
- a CDS encoding lytic transglycosylase domain-containing protein, translating to MRNPLRPLMFLLLCFLSAPACADRQQDPRLGRLLQQALAADACFEDKFTEQVWRAAMEPKLLKLVADDQERADILHHVHCEARRLDLPPGLVMAVIDVESRFDRWAVSSAGAVGLMQIMPFWPGELGMTNHELVRIAQNVRMGCTILRFYLDREKGDYTKALARYNGSVGRRNYADLVLTRLANRWQFH from the coding sequence ATGCGGAACCCACTGCGCCCATTGATGTTTTTATTGCTGTGCTTTTTGAGCGCACCGGCTTGCGCGGACCGCCAGCAGGATCCCCGGCTGGGCCGGCTCCTGCAACAGGCGCTGGCGGCCGATGCCTGTTTCGAGGACAAGTTCACCGAGCAGGTCTGGCGGGCGGCGATGGAGCCCAAGCTCCTCAAACTGGTTGCGGACGATCAGGAACGTGCCGACATCCTTCATCATGTGCATTGCGAGGCCCGCCGTCTGGACCTGCCGCCCGGCCTGGTGATGGCCGTCATCGACGTCGAAAGCCGCTTCGACCGCTGGGCGGTTTCCTCGGCCGGCGCGGTGGGGTTGATGCAAATCATGCCGTTCTGGCCCGGGGAACTCGGCATGACGAACCATGAACTGGTGCGCATTGCCCAGAACGTACGTATGGGCTGCACCATCCTGAGGTTCTACCTGGATCGAGAGAAAGGCGACTACACCAAGGCGCTGGCGCGCTACAACGGCAGTGTCGGACGCCGCAACTACGCGGATCTGGTTCTGACTCGTCTCGCCAATCGCTGGCAGTTCCATTGA
- the pssA gene encoding CDP-diacylglycerol--serine O-phosphatidyltransferase yields the protein MSAEHESHSVAPVTHGRGVYWLPNLFTTGTLFGGFYAIVAAIDGNFGRAGIGILIAMVFDGLDGRVARWTNTQSQFGKEYDSLCDMVAFGVAPAIVAYQWGIERIASADYGIVWERFGWLAAFFYTVGAGLRLARFNSRASSEDKKYFEGLPSPSAAAVVACFIWLASKFDVSGLPALILGFVITICAGLLMVSRFSYWSGKELDLRARIPWVYAALIPLIYIVISLSPESLFVMFGTYALSAPAQWAWRRLRRRRRHTDPGA from the coding sequence ATGAGCGCCGAGCACGAAAGTCACAGTGTCGCGCCGGTGACCCACGGTCGTGGTGTGTACTGGCTGCCCAATCTGTTTACCACCGGAACCTTGTTCGGCGGCTTCTACGCCATCGTGGCCGCGATCGACGGTAATTTTGGACGGGCCGGAATCGGCATCCTCATCGCCATGGTATTCGATGGCCTGGATGGCCGGGTGGCGCGCTGGACGAATACCCAGAGCCAATTCGGCAAGGAATATGACAGCCTGTGCGACATGGTCGCCTTCGGTGTGGCACCGGCGATCGTCGCCTACCAGTGGGGTATCGAGCGCATCGCCAGCGCCGACTACGGCATCGTATGGGAGCGTTTCGGCTGGCTGGCGGCTTTTTTCTACACTGTGGGCGCCGGTCTGCGCCTGGCGCGCTTCAATTCACGCGCCTCGAGCGAAGACAAGAAATACTTCGAAGGTCTACCCAGTCCCTCGGCGGCGGCAGTGGTGGCGTGCTTCATCTGGTTGGCGAGCAAGTTCGATGTCAGCGGCCTGCCGGCCCTGATCCTGGGCTTTGTGATCACGATCTGCGCCGGCTTGCTCATGGTCAGCCGGTTTTCCTATTGGAGCGGCAAGGAACTCGACCTGCGCGCCCGCATTCCCTGGGTTTACGCGGCCTTGATTCCGCTGATCTATATCGTCATTTCGCTCAGTCCCGAGTCCCTGTTCGTGATGTTCGGCACCTACGCCCTGTCTGCGCCGGCACAATGGGCATGGCGCCGATTGCGGCGCCGAAGACGGCACACGGACCCTGGAGCATGA
- a CDS encoding uracil-DNA glycosylase, with translation MNMRRLAYLQALGVDAWVRRAGGLLPAAEQRMSALDPAATPIQISTSAPVQAAIPVSMSTPASASASASSPASPLSPTSPAPVLAPAGIHAPEGDAGWTAQMGWEALEQAVRGCTRCALHATRTQAVFGVGDRLARWMIIGEAPGAEEDRQGEPFVGRAGQLLNAMLQAAGLSREQVFIANVLKCRPPGNRDPKSEETQACLSYLYRQIELIDPVVILCVGRIAAQTLLRTDAPIGKLRGMLHHIARRPAIVTYHPAYLLRSPAEKRKSWADLVLAMRTFEEYSGSRP, from the coding sequence ATGAACATGCGCCGCCTGGCTTACCTGCAGGCGCTGGGTGTGGATGCCTGGGTGCGCCGTGCGGGTGGGCTTTTGCCTGCCGCGGAGCAGCGAATGTCGGCTTTGGACCCGGCTGCGACCCCGATCCAAATCTCGACTTCGGCCCCGGTTCAGGCCGCGATTCCGGTTTCGATGTCTACTCCAGCATCCGCTTCGGCTTCAGCTTCGAGCCCGGCTTCTCCCCTGTCTCCAACTTCTCCAGCCCCGGTCTTGGCGCCGGCCGGCATCCATGCGCCCGAGGGCGATGCGGGTTGGACGGCGCAGATGGGATGGGAGGCGCTGGAGCAGGCGGTGCGCGGCTGCACTCGCTGCGCCTTGCATGCGACCCGTACCCAGGCCGTCTTCGGTGTCGGCGATCGGCTGGCGCGCTGGATGATCATCGGTGAGGCGCCGGGGGCGGAAGAAGATCGTCAGGGCGAGCCTTTCGTGGGCCGTGCCGGCCAGTTGCTCAATGCCATGCTCCAGGCTGCCGGCCTGTCGCGCGAGCAAGTATTCATCGCGAATGTCCTGAAATGCCGTCCTCCGGGCAATCGCGACCCCAAATCCGAGGAGACGCAAGCCTGTCTTTCCTACTTGTACCGACAGATCGAACTGATCGATCCGGTGGTGATCCTGTGTGTCGGACGCATAGCCGCACAAACCCTGCTTCGCACCGACGCGCCGATCGGTAAGCTGCGCGGTATGCTGCACCATATCGCACGTCGGCCGGCGATCGTTACTTATCATCCGGCTTACCTGCTGCGCAGCCCCGCCGAGAAGCGCAAGTCCTGGGCCGATCTGGTGCTGGCGATGCGTACCTTCGAGGAATACTCGGGAAGCCGACCATGA
- the rimI gene encoding ribosomal protein S18-alanine N-acetyltransferase — protein MSAEPGRQRAYDRVRFRPMTLNDVEAVLAVEQASYPFPWSEGIFRDCIRAGYFCRIVECTGEITGHAIMSHGAGEAHILNICLRADMRGLGVGRQLMEFLLERARAVHMEDVFLEVRPSNPIAIHLYESLGFVRIGVRKGYYQASGGREDAWIYKLVLEPR, from the coding sequence ATGAGTGCCGAACCTGGCCGCCAACGCGCCTATGATCGGGTGCGGTTTCGGCCCATGACCCTGAACGATGTCGAGGCGGTGCTGGCCGTCGAGCAGGCCTCCTACCCGTTTCCCTGGAGCGAAGGGATTTTCCGGGACTGCATCCGGGCGGGCTATTTTTGTCGTATCGTCGAGTGCACCGGGGAAATCACCGGCCATGCGATCATGTCCCATGGCGCCGGGGAGGCGCATATCCTGAATATTTGCCTGCGGGCCGACATGCGCGGCTTGGGGGTCGGCCGGCAGCTGATGGAATTCCTGCTGGAGCGTGCCCGCGCGGTGCATATGGAAGATGTCTTCCTGGAGGTCCGACCCTCCAATCCGATCGCGATCCATTTGTACGAGTCACTCGGCTTTGTCAGGATCGGCGTGCGCAAAGGCTACTACCAGGCGTCCGGCGGGCGCGAGGATGCCTGGATCTACAAGCTCGTTCTGGAGCCGCGCTGA
- the fur gene encoding ferric iron uptake transcriptional regulator: MEDNSLRSAGLKITLPRLKILEILERNSTRHLSAEDIYRILLESHEDIGLATIYRVLTQFEAAGLVTRHHFEGGTAVFELKSDEHHDHIVCLGCGRIEEFTDELIEDRQKAIARSLGFVLRDHSLILYGDCAQCASRKHSRKA, translated from the coding sequence GTGGAAGACAATTCCCTGCGCAGTGCCGGCCTGAAAATCACGCTGCCGCGCCTCAAGATTCTCGAAATCCTCGAGCGTAACTCGACGCGGCATCTGTCGGCCGAAGATATTTATCGCATCCTGCTCGAGTCGCACGAGGATATCGGGCTGGCGACGATCTACCGTGTCCTGACGCAGTTCGAGGCTGCGGGCTTGGTGACACGCCATCATTTCGAAGGCGGCACGGCGGTCTTCGAACTCAAGTCGGACGAGCATCATGACCACATCGTCTGCCTTGGTTGCGGGCGTATCGAGGAGTTTACCGACGAACTCATCGAGGACCGTCAGAAGGCCATCGCCAGGAGCCTGGGCTTTGTACTGCGCGACCACTCGCTCATCCTGTATGGTGATTGCGCTCAATGCGCCTCGCGCAAGCACTCCAGGAAGGCGTGA
- a CDS encoding NnrU family protein has protein sequence MSSLIAASVFFLAIHFGVSGTRLRDVLTSRMGEGPYRGMFSLASIVGIVWMSMAYSRAPAVELWGQLIGLRPLASALVLLAFLFAGIGLVTPSPTGIGMESRLTQGGEIIRGMVRITRHPFLWGVALWALAHTIVNGDLPSLIFFGSLLLLALGGTLSIDAKRRRHCGEAWERFVRETSNVPFAAIVAGRNRLVPALREIGLWRPLIAIIAYALLLVLHGRLFGMPLV, from the coding sequence ATGTCATCGCTCATTGCTGCAAGCGTCTTCTTCCTGGCGATTCATTTCGGTGTTTCGGGCACCCGACTGCGCGACGTGTTGACATCGCGAATGGGCGAAGGACCCTATCGCGGCATGTTTTCGCTCGCCTCCATTGTGGGAATCGTATGGATGAGCATGGCGTATAGTCGTGCGCCGGCCGTCGAACTATGGGGACAATTGATCGGTTTGCGGCCTCTCGCTTCCGCGTTGGTGTTGCTCGCCTTCCTGTTCGCCGGGATCGGACTGGTAACGCCGTCGCCGACCGGCATAGGCATGGAATCGAGGCTGACTCAGGGCGGGGAGATCATCCGGGGCATGGTGCGGATTACACGCCATCCGTTTCTGTGGGGCGTGGCACTGTGGGCGCTTGCGCATACGATCGTGAACGGCGATCTACCATCCTTGATCTTTTTCGGCTCGCTGCTGCTGCTTGCCCTGGGCGGCACGCTGTCCATCGATGCCAAACGTCGCCGCCATTGCGGCGAAGCATGGGAGCGCTTTGTGCGGGAAACCTCGAATGTGCCGTTCGCTGCGATCGTTGCCGGACGCAATCGGCTGGTGCCCGCGCTGCGTGAAATAGGTCTGTGGCGGCCGTTGATCGCCATCATAGCCTATGCACTGCTGCTGGTATTGCACGGCCGGTTGTTCGGTATGCCGCTCGTGTAA